From the genome of Lotus japonicus ecotype B-129 chromosome 6, LjGifu_v1.2, one region includes:
- the LOC130723381 gene encoding kinesin-like protein KIN-12B isoform X3, translating to MKHFMLPRTPILRDAESPSSSSKPRPSRKHHHHKPSKENDPPISDPNVAAAVAAIHSPAKLKSPLPPRPPPSNPLKRKLSADNTTTLTDNNAAVLSDSGVKVVVRMRPLCKDKDEGDPIVEKISTDSLSFNGQTFTFDSVADMEATQLDIFDHVGVPLVENCLAGFNSSVFAYGQTGSGKTYTMWGPSNSLSEENVARDQQGLTPRVFELLFARLNEEQTKHSDKQLMYQCQCSFLEIYNEQITDLLDPNQRNLQIREDVKSGVYVENLTEEQVSTMKDVTQLLIKGLSNRRIGATSINSESSRSHTVFTCVVESQYKSTADGMSRFKTSRINLVDLAGSERQKLTGAAGERLKEAGNINRSLSQLGNLINILAEVSQKGRQRHIPYRDSKLTFLLQESLGGNAKLAMVCAISPAQSCRSETFSTLRFAQRAKAIKNKAVVNEVMENDVNQLRQVIRQLRDELHRIKANGYNPLDSTGGHSAAWIRRSLNLLQSSLKRPSPLSRVDDDGDEEMEIDEEGIEDYDGVSCNANMLNNRNMVAENDNGMNTDDQDLAQSKEKHTPGFFDSKCLNEESPGGVVQSSFSSAVGESDIGDFAGFSAPNASTDSPSATVSCVSPAGLNIDKDALSPVLKSPTPSVSPRISTSRKSLRTSSGLSPSDDIHAESDLGISTGNQRSSSNALSSQTAPNFLTKTENLAASIRHGLEIIDSHNRNPALRRSSYRFSLRPRESKLILPVDKVDVGVQTFLDDNRVEEDSALFTCSSCQTRAQLDVIDNNSNLQLVPFDCPESADKPMKQVLKEIEKVLAGSIRREMELEEFCAKQTSEIMQLNRLVQQCKHERECNAIIAQTREDKILRLESLMHDLLPNKEFLDEELVALTHEHKLLKEKYENHPEVSKMELELKRVRDELEEYQNFYKLGEREVLMEEIQTLRSQLQFYIDSSSTAARKQYPLLQLTYPSQPSLASTLNAIPESTEERDETHEIPASTKDSAELKLEQERIRWTEAESRWISLSEELRAELEANRSLAEKRKRELDAERKCTEELHDAMRVAIEGHARILEQYADLEENHIQLLARHRKIQDGIEDVKKAASRAGVRGAESRFINALAAEISALKAERDKERRMLRDENRGLQAQLNDTAEAVQAAGELLCRLKEAEEAVTTAQKRAMDAELEAAKAYKQVDKLKKKHEKEITSLNELLVEARLPKESVQPTYDDDVVMPTFDDDSKELHSINGEDGELAKLAEPSWFSGYDRCNI from the exons ATGAAGCACTTCATGCTCCCAAGAACCCCAATCTTGAGGGACGCAGAGAGCCCTAGCAGCTCCTCCAAACCCAGACCCTCCCGtaagcaccaccaccacaaacccTCCAAAGAAAACGACCCTCCGATCTCAGATCCCAATGTCGCCGCTGCCGTCGCCGCAATCCATTCCCCTGCCAAATTGAAGAGCCCCTTGCCTCCTCGCCCTCCCCCTTCCAACCCTCTCAAACGCAAGCTCTCCGCCGACAACACCACCACCCTCACCGACAACAACGCCGCCGTACTCTCCGATTCCGGCGTTAAG GTTGTTGTGAGGATGAGGCCACTGTGCAAGGATAAGGACGAAGGAGATCCCATTGTTGAGAAGATTTCCACTGATTCCTTGTCCTTCAATGGCCAGACTTTCACCTTCGATTCCGTCGCTGACATGGAGGCTACCCAG CTCGATATTTTCGACCATGTTGGGGTGCCTTTGGTAGAGAATTGCTTGGCTGGTTTCAATAGTTCAGTGTTTGCTTATGGACAG ACGGGGAGTGGGAAGACTTATACAATGTGGGGTCCTTCGAATTCCTTGTCCGAAGAAAATGTAGCAAGAGATCAGCAAGGCCTTACACCCCGTGTGTTTGAGCTACTCTTTGCACGTTTAAATGAA GAGCAAACTAAGCATTCTGACAAGCAGCTCATGTATCAGTGCCAGTGTTCTTTTCTTGAG aTATACAATGAGCAAATCACAGATTTGTTGGATCCGAATCAGAGAAACCTACAG aTTAGAGAAGATGTCAAATCTGGTGTATATGTTGAAAATCTTACAGAGGAGCAAGTGTCTACTATGAAGGATGTAACTCAGCTTTTAATAAAG GGATTATCAAACAGGAGAATTGGCGCAACCAGTATAAATTCTGAGAGTTCCCGCTCCCACACTGTTTTTACTTGTGTTGTTGAATCTCAATACAAG AGCACAGCAGATGGTATGAGCAGATTTAAAACAAGTAGAATCAATCTTGTCGATCTAGCTGGATCAGAACGTCAAAAACTAACAGGTGCAGCAGGAGAACGTTTGAAGGAAGCTGGCAATATCAATAGATCACTCTCACAGCTAGG GAATTTGATAAATATTCTTGCAGAAGTCTCTCAAAAAGGAAGACAGCGGCATATACCATATAGAGATTCCAAGTTGACATTTTTGTTGCAGGAGTCTCTTGGAGGAAATGCAAAATTGGCCATGGTTTGTGCTATCTCACCAGCACAAAG TTGTAGGAGTGAAACTTTCAGTACATTGCGATTTGCACAGCGTGCCAAAGCTATCAAGAACAAGGCAGTTGTTAATGAAGTTATGGAGAATGATGTGAATCAGTTGCGACAAGTGATACGACAACTAAGG GATGAACTGCATCGAATAAAAGCAAATGGGTACAATCCATTGGACTCAACTGGAGGTCATTCAGCAGCTTGGATCCGAAGGAGCTTGAATTTGTTACAGTCTAGCCTGAAGAGACCATCTCCACTATCCcgtgttgatgatgatggtgatgaggaGATGGAGATTGACGAGGAAGGTATTGAGGACTACGATGGAGTTTCCTGCAATGCCAATATGCTGAATAATCGTAACATGGTAGCAGAAAATGACAATGGAATGAACACTGATGATCAAGATTTAGCTCAATCAAAGGAGAAACATACTCCTGGTTTCTTTGACAGTAAATGTTTAAATGAAGAATCACCAGGCGGCGTGGTACAAAGCAGTTTCTCTTCTGCTGTGGGTGAATCTGACATTGGAGATTTTGCTGGGTTCTCAGCCCCAAATGCGTCAACTGATTCTCCCAGTGCCACGGTGAGTTGTGTCTCTCCTGCTGGCCTCAACATAGATAAGGATGCTTTATCCCCAGTCCTTAAATCTCCAACTCCTAGTGTTTCTCCTAGAATCAGCACCAGCAGGAAAAGTTTGAGGACATCCTCAGGGCTGTCTCCTTCCGATGATATTCATGCTGAAAGTGATTTGGGTATAAGCACTGGCAACCAGAGAAGCTCATCTAATGCCCTTTCTAGTCAGACAGCTCCAAATTTCCTTACAAAAACAGAAAACTTAGCCGCAAGCATACGTCATGGTCTTGAAATTATTGATAGTCACAATCGCAATCCAGCTTTGAGGCGGTCATCATATAGATTTTCATTACGACCAAGAGAATCCAAACTAATCCTTCCAGTTGACAAAGTTGATGTGGGTGTACAGACTTTTCTTGATGATAATAGGGTTGAAGAAGATTCTGCTTTGTTTACATGTAGTAGTTGTCAAACCAGAGCGCAACTTGATGTCATTGACAATAACTCAAACCTACAGCTAGTACCGTTTGATTGCCCTGAGTCTGCTGATAAGCCAATGAAGCAAGTTCTCAAA GAAATCGAAAAGGTTTTGGCAGGATCGATAAGGAGAGAAATGGAACTTGAAGAGTTCTGTGCGAAGCAGACTTCTGAGATAATGCAGCTTAATCGTTTG GTGCAACAGTGCAAGCATGAGAGGGAATGCAATGCCATAATTGCACAGACAAGGGAAGATAAAATTCTTCGCCTTGAGAGCCTTATGCATGATTTATTACCCAATAAGGAGTTCCTGGATGAGGAGCTGGTGGCCCTTACTCATGAACACAAG CTTTTAAAGGAGAAGTACGAGAATCATCCAGAAGTTTCGAAGATGGAGTTAGAGTTAAAAAGGGTACGAGATGAACTAGAAGAGTATCAAAATTTCTACAAATTGGGGGAGAGGGAAGTATTGATGGAAGAGATACAGACTTTAAGGAGCCAGCTTCAATTCTATATTGACTCTTCATCTACGGCAGCAAGGAAGCAATATCCTTTATTGCAATTGACTTATCCATCTCAACCCAGTTTGGCATCAACTCTCAATGCCATTCCAGAGTCAACAGAGGAGAGGGATGAGACCCATGAAATTCCAGCATCAACCAAGGACAGTGCTGAactaaaacttgaacaagaaaGAATTAGATGGACTGAGGCAGAAAGCAGGTGGATTTCTCTTTCTGAAGAACTGAGAGCTGAGCTTGAAGCTAACAGGTCGCTAGCTGAAAAGAGGAAGCGAGAATTAGATGCTGAAAGGAAGTGTACTGAGGAACTTCACGATGCCATGCGGGTGGCTATAGAAGGTCATGCACGGATTTTAGAACAGTACGCAGATTTGGAAGAGAATCATATCCAGCTGCTTGCAAGGCATAGAAAAATCCAGGATGGAATTGAGGATGTCAAGAAAGCAGCTTCCAGAGCAGGAGTAAGAGGTGCAGAGTCTAGATTCATAAATGCCCTTGCTGCAGAAATTTCAGCATTAAAagcagaaagagataaagaaaggaGAATGTTAAGGGATGAAAATAGAGGGCTTCAGGCCCAATTGAATGATACAGCGGAAGCAGTGCAAGCTGCGGGTGAATTGCTTTGCCGGCTTAAAGAAGCTGAAGAAGCTGTCACTACTGCACAG AAACGGGCTATGGATGCAGAGCTGGAAGCTGCTAAGGCCTACAAACAAGTTGACAAGTTAAAGAAGAAACATGAGAAGGAGATTACCTCACTTAATGAGCTTCTGGTAGAAGCACGTTTGCCGAAGGAATCAGTACAACCGACTTATGATGATGATGTGGTCATGCCCACATTTGATGATGACTCAAAGGAGCTACACAGTATTAATGGCGAGGACGGTGAGCTTGCGAAACTAGCAGAACCGTCGTGGTTCTCTGGGTATGACAGATGCAATATATAG